Part of the Syngnathus typhle isolate RoL2023-S1 ecotype Sweden linkage group LG17, RoL_Styp_1.0, whole genome shotgun sequence genome is shown below.
CCCATAAGAAAACAGCAGTGGTGCGATGAAGTTAATGAAGGCCTCTGTGTGTGTAAAAGCTGATATATAAAATATGTAGGATTTCTGTTGCAGTTTGCCACTTTTGAGTTTCTGACCAAGGCGGTCCACGACATGACGCCATTCAACAGCCAGATGTCCGGGGTGCATTTCTTTTGCGGAGGCTTGGCCGCTTGCTCGGCCACGGTGGCGTGTCAGCCTCTGGACACGCTCAGGACACGCTTTGCCGCGCAGGGCGAGCCCAAGGTGGGAAGAGGCCACTCAAACCAGGCCAACCGAAGTGATACTTTGGCCTGAATTGTTTTGTGCGTTTGCAGTTGTACAGGAACCTGGCGGACGGCGTGCGCACAATGTGGCGCTCTGGGGGCGCGCTGACGTTCTACCGTGGCCTCTCACCAATGCTCATTGGCGTGTTTCCCTATGCCGGCCTGCAGTTCTTCTTCTACAACGTCTTCAAAAGGCTGCTGGCCCCGCCACCTTCTGCTGGCAAATCCGGAGGTCGGTGCACTTAGGTCACTTTGTTATGCTTTTAATATCAGTTATTgtgttttttggggttttttgttttgttttggttttctcttgatTATTCACGTGTttgtgtatgattttttttcgtgTGCGTTGAAGAAAATCTCAGGACTCTGCTGTGTGGCAGTGGAGCTGGAATGATTAGCAAAACGGTCACCTATCCGTTAGACCTGTTGAAGAAGAGACTACAAGTTGCAGGCTTTGAGGAGGCTAGAGTTCACTTTGGACAGGTCAGCTGAGCCTTCACTTAGCATACAACAATACTCTGGCAAATATTCGATCATTACTCTATTTCTGTcatgtataccgtattttccgcactattaggcgcacctaaaaacttagattttactaaaaaaaacacagtgcgccttatatatggatcaattgatgaattggttgatccatactggttgtacacagtgctctgccaaaatgtttcagtactttTTAGTACGACtcgtaaattacaaggtcgcatcgcttcccaacattacggcaactgtagtcacggggcgtcaccgaatagctgttgtacccgcgaggctatttcatttcaaaataggctgctccgttaatgtttcgagtaaatttacggattgatatggaagggaaacataggtaagcagtaccaatgtgttagatcgaactttagtcagttccgatcattttatagatcgtttgagaaacgcgattgtttacactttgctgaggctcatgggagattgcgagctgaggctcatgggaatttgcggatggctaatgctataacgatagctgctatacgcaccaggctatttcatgtcaaaataggctgctccgttaatgtttcgagtaaatctacggatcgatatggaagggaaacataggtaagtagtaccaatgcgtaagatcgaactttagtcagttccgatcattttataggagatcgtttgagaaacgcgattgtttacagagggctcgttggttattggctagtggatgcataccgcaaccctagtcaacctcagtttgttgcagtatagtttctattttatgcgccttataatccggtgcgccttatatatggacaaagttataaaatgggccattcattgaaggtgcgccttataatccggtgcgcctaatagtgcggaaaatacggtaataatccaaagtgtcattttgtctcctattaaaaaaaagtaatttggtTGGCTGGAACGCATTGTCGGTTCCATTCAGTTCAGGGGAGATATGGATAATTTGAGATTGAGTCAAAGCACACAAGTGACACCCCCCCCCTCTCAAAATAGGTGCGCCGCTACCGAGGTTTAGCAGACTGCGTGGCGCAGATTGCCAAAGAGGAGGGCGTGCCAGGCTTCTTCAAAGGCCTCTCTCCCAGCTTGCTCAAGGCGGCCCTGTCTACCGGCTTCACCTTCTTCTGCTACGAATTGTTCCTCAAGGTGCTCCGAGACCTCAAAGTGCCGGCAAATAACGGCCACCTCGACAGTCGTGCAGCGGCAAGATAGCCATAGCGGGAAGGGAATCACGGCCACTTGCCGTTGACTTGGCACAATGTACAGTACGCTACTTTTGTACactgaaaacatttatttatgaaATTATTCTATTATCATGTCTCCAAAAGAACACtcttgagttttatttttttctaaatatgaaACCCAGCTTTGCACATTTTTTACCATTTTGTTACACCTTCGTTCATGTGTTGTTGTCTTTTTGGCTTTGTGTTTACTCCCGAGTGAGCTTTGGACGCTCTCGACGGCAGCATTGAATTTAACCTGGCGGCCATCTCTTGGCGTGCTCACACTGACCGTACAGGTATTTGTTGCTTTTTTCTCAACACGGGTTCAAAGAAAGGCAGAGAAGCAGATAATGTCCTCTGTTTCCAAAAGTTGATTTCTTATATGCAGAATGGATCAAACTTGAAGTCAAGGGACCTCTGTCCTGTTATATGCTGTGTACTGTActcaaatgcaaaataaaaaagctaCATTGTTCTATTTAGCATGTAAAAAGGCCCAGTTtctcaaaaaaatattttgcacagGAGGGAAGCGAGTCATGAGCAAATCACCCACTTGCAATTTACAACTAAAATTCTATAATCTATTCAGTGAACTAGTcttcatttattccaaatactGATTTATCGTTTTTGTTGTATTAGCGCATCAAAAATGTATGAATGGATAACAAGTCATTCATTTGAATGCAACACAATTTTATTTCTTTGACTTGACACAATAGAACAGAACGAGTCGATAGTGATTAAAGTAGTAAAAGTACACCGAAAAGTTAGCATCACATCACGTGGGGAAAAACATCTGACAATTTGCCCAAATTTGAAAGTCATGCAAGCGAAGCACACTGCGGCTTAACGTTATGAACACGTGCACTAAACAGACAGCTCATGCACAACAGTCGGTTAGCGTGACGGCACCGGGTTTTCTTGTTTAGACTGCGATGCCCTCGCGTGGCGGAAAGGCGAACCGCGCTCAGCCGTGCGCTTTTCAGCTGTTGATTGAATGTCAGCAGTCCATTAAAATGCAGTGAGCACTCCCGTACACAATCTGCTGGTGACCACAGCTCACGGTCAGATGCTCACACTGACTCGCTGATGTCATGCGTGACATCAGACGGCCCCACCTCTTAAAGGCACGTGCATGGACACAGAGGCTACAATATGTACAGTATTTTTTGAATGAATTTTAGACCAGcagttatttgtgtgtgtgtgtgtgttatatttacaatgtgtttaaaatgttcaagtGTGCGGAAGTAGTACCATTATTGTgttttttgtagttttttttaatttatcacAGAGTTTGTGAGGTCTGTCCGGCAGATATCCCTGGcaataaaagtagtgctttgctgccgTCTTGTGGTACCTGGTTGCTGACGCTACGCTAATGTGAGTTGCAAAGTTTCATTTAGACAAAGGTAGTGCTTGATTTGAAACAAATATGTTCAAGTGAGCTTCATTTCTACAAGTGTGGCGCTCTGCTTGGTGTTGGAAAACTACGTTGAGCTGAGATGAGAGGCTTGaataaagtagtgctttgccggCATCTGGTAACATCTTGGTGCAGAGAAACTTTGCTAGCTAACTATAGTGATTTGAAAGGTTCTGTAGAGTTTTTCAGGAGGTTTTGCACACTTCTGTCCGGTTCCGACTTCTTTGCGAATAGCGTTCTTGGTATTTACAACTATTTTTTTACCCTCCAAAGTCAAGTGACACAGACGACACCATCAGCAAAACAAGTCTCCACCATAGTATATGCATCATGTGACTCCATCACAACATACGTGAGCATCCACACCCTGAGCTTGTCTCTGTGAGCCTTTTTATCTGTAatttaattttgtgtgtgtgtgtgtgaggaatgTATGCTACACTTAACAGGGCCAAGCGTGCCGAGCGTTGCTTTCTGGCTTTTGTGCCTCTGTCTCGGGAACCTCTGGGTTGTGCCGTCAGGTTCTGCGGCGGGTGCGGGAGCTAAGACCGCCGTCACGCCGAAACACGCCTTTGGCCCGCCGAGGGGCTCTGGCGGGGACCGCTGGGCGGCGGCTCTTCATTCAGGTTGCGGGCCCGAGTTCCAAGAGAAGAAGCTGGGAAGTTTGAAGAGGGAATCGCGCCGGCTGTGCGGGTCGGGCAGCGTCAGGGTCTCTGGAGCCGACTTCTTGCGGGGGCGGTCCTTGGGCACAGCAAGAAACTCAGGTGCCTCGGTGGACAGAGGCGTGGATGGGGCGCTGTTGGGCCCACCGCGGGCACTGGACGGCAGCGGCGTCTCGCTGATGGCGATGGCCGGCGGGAAGGTGCCCAGCTTCAGGTTCGTGGCTTCCTGCGTGGCGCGCTCGTACTCGCGCACCTCCTCCATGCTCATGTCTGCCGGCAGGGACACGTAACAATTGGTCACCTTGTGTCATTTCTCGAGTGAAAGCTTTGCCACTCACCGATCCACTCGTCCACCCAGGCAAAGGCCTGCTTGTGTCCCAACAGCAGAACATCTCGTATGACCTGAGCACAAACAAGACAGTTAGGCGGCCCTTCCTATGACTCATTACACTTTCAAAGTACTTGACATCCAAAACATTTCGAGAGGTACGATAATTCATGAGTCCAATATCTGGAAGCTTTTGTGGGTagagtattttcttttcttgaaaATGTTGTCAGGCCGACCTTATGTACAAATTGCTCCACACGTGTCTGCAGGCCCCACACTTCAAATTTGACGCTGACCAGCTTGTAGGAGCACATGATGGGCTCCTGCGTGTCCATCCAGCCATTCTGCAGGAGGCCACGCTCCGTCTTCTTGGACTTGAAATAGCGCAAATCCTACGTGAGacgcggacaaaaaaaaagtacacgtCCATTCATTCGTCATTAAATAGCAACATTCTctaaaatgccacaagatggcgccaaagccctGGTTCGTATTATAGTACCTCTGGAAAGCAGGAGCACCTGTGCGTGTAAAAAGCCAACATGCTCGACGGGCGGGCCCTCGTTACGAAGTTGACGTGCACTAATGAGCGTTTCTTCTGGACTGATTATGTTGTTGCGCTCATTTGTCTCGGGCTCTGCTCCGTCCCCACGGGGAACGCCAGCTGTGGCATGTAGCGCATGCCAGGCCTGCCGCGGATGCTAAGTAGCCAAAGTTTAAGTATTGGCTACGTTGGTTAAAGCTGCCCTGTCCCCTGAAAAACCTGGCAGTTTTGAGTTCGCCAATCTTGAGAAGTCTGATAGTTGCTTAACCACTCCCAGGGGTTGTAAAGATAGAGCACAGCGTCAAATACTCACTAAATTCAAGAAAATTGTTGGCTTGACAAATCTTGTGTCACTGATAGAAAAGTTGTGCTTTGGCGTCATCTTGTGGGCGCTTCAAACAAGCACAAACAGTAAATAACGCAACTTTTCCTCGTCACCTTTCCCCCATATTTTTACTTAAATTACCTCATTTCCCCCAAGACCTCACAGTTCactcttttttattttggacAGAACGTTCGGTGACAAAAGGTAGCATGATCACCTCTGAATCCTTGTAGTGGCGTTCCGGAACCTCATCATAGGCGATGTCCAGGAAACACACCTCCATTTCTTCATCTCGGGGCTCGCTGCAAAATATCTGCATAGGAAGGCACAACTCCAACAAGTTCTTAATTGATCATGACGTAAGCAATCAGACGGCAGAGAAAGAAGCCGGGACCGTGGAATCCTCAATCATTTGCTCATTGCAGCTCAGAGGAGCTGTCGTAAAGGCGACTTTTTGAGTTTCTTGGGCGGTTATTAAATCCCGGTCAATAATGCGAGTGAAAAAACAAGAATTGAAAAGTGCTCGACTTGTCTAAGTTGTTGTTTGAGCGTGCACGGCTACATTCTGCACAGCTGCACTCACGCGGCGCCAGCCAGGTTGACAGCGTCGGCCTATCGACCGGTTAAGTTGTTTGCCTCTCGTGTTTTAAATGAACGTACATTTTAAACAAATGCAACAAccaacttttgttttttccaccaATACTCCGTTCAGAAAGATGCCATGCGAGGCCAAGGCCAAGAAGCCAACGTTGAAGACAGACGGAGCAGCCAATATAGTGCGGTAAGTaagatttctttttctctcacTTTTGACAGAGTGGTTTCACACAGGGCTTGTTAAATTACATTGTCACGTGAAACCGTTTGAATTCAGATTGGCAAACTTGAGAATTGGGCTGAGGTGGTCAAACTAAAACCCTCGCTCACGCTCAAGTGAACTGTAGACCGATTGGTGAGACTGCAATGCTCAGTGTTGCCCACTGGGTGGTGCTGTTGCCTCTTTTTACAACTTGGGCTCAGAATTGCGTAATAATGTGccttttaaaataaaacttgaCACAAAGAAAGCATCTTATACTTCATATTCGAGTGAAAAGTGACTTAAGTACTCACATACTCATTACTTAAATTGAAGTGCAGATATTTGCTAGACTCCAGAACACGTAGAAATATTTTACTTAAAAAATGTACTGCGAATGAAGTATTTGTACTTAGTTACTTACCAAGACTATGAAAAAcgaatatatatacattttttgccGGGTTCGTAAATGATTCA
Proteins encoded:
- the pitpnc1a gene encoding cytoplasmic phosphatidylinositol transfer protein 1, encoding MLMKEYRICMPLTVEEYRIGQLYMISKHSHEQSERGEGVEVVQNEPFENPEHGSGQFTEKRIYLNNKLPSWARAVVPKIFYVTEKAWNYYPYTITEYTCSFLPKFSIHIESKYEDNKGSNDNIFCSEPRDEEMEVCFLDIAYDEVPERHYKDSEDLRYFKSKKTERGLLQNGWMDTQEPIMCSYKLVSVKFEVWGLQTRVEQFVHKVIRDVLLLGHKQAFAWVDEWIDMSMEEVREYERATQEATNLKLGTFPPAIAISETPLPSSARGGPNSAPSTPLSTEAPEFLAVPKDRPRKKSAPETLTLPDPHSRRDSLFKLPSFFSWNSGPQPE
- the slc25a19 gene encoding mitochondrial thiamine pyrophosphate carrier → MVGYDPAAQGSLLGAWEAALAGSAAGMVTRALISPLDVIKIRFQLQIESLSSRRAGGKYWGLFQAARCIRREEGLPAFWKGHVPAQLLSICYGAVQFATFEFLTKAVHDMTPFNSQMSGVHFFCGGLAACSATVACQPLDTLRTRFAAQGEPKLYRNLADGVRTMWRSGGALTFYRGLSPMLIGVFPYAGLQFFFYNVFKRLLAPPPSAGKSGENLRTLLCGSGAGMISKTVTYPLDLLKKRLQVAGFEEARVHFGQVRRYRGLADCVAQIAKEEGVPGFFKGLSPSLLKAALSTGFTFFCYELFLKVLRDLKVPANNGHLDSRAAAR